One part of the Lotus japonicus ecotype B-129 chromosome 2, LjGifu_v1.2 genome encodes these proteins:
- the LOC130737906 gene encoding uncharacterized oxidoreductase At4g09670 — MAETQTKIRFGVIGCADIARKVSRAISLAPNASLYAVGSRSLDKARAFAAANGFPDGAKVYGSYEAVLDDPEVDAVYMPLPTSLHVRWATLAARKGKHVLLEKPVALGAAEFDEIVAACESSGVQLMDGTMWMHNPRTASMKDFLSDAHRFGQLKSIHTCFTFAADADFLENDIRVKPDLDSLGCLGDAGWYCIRAILLAANFELPKTATASRGPVLNQAGVLLSCGASLHWEDGKVATFHCSFLSNLTMDITAVGTKGTLHVHDFIIPYEEKEASFYASSESSFDDLVTRWSSPPSKHTIKTDLPQEALMVSEFARLVAEIKFNNSKPEKKWPTISRKTQLVLDAVKASIERGLEPVQIQE, encoded by the exons ATGGCCGAAACACAGACCAAAATCCGGTTCGGAGTGATCGGGTGCGCCGACATAGCACGCAAGGTCTCACGCGCCATCTCACTCGCTCCCAACGCGTCACTCTACGCCGTCGGAAGCCGCTCCCTCGACAAGGCGCGCGCCTTCGCGGCGGCGAATGGCTTCCCTGACGGCGCTAAGGTGTACGGCTCCTACGAGGCGGTGCTCGATGACCCCGAGGTAGACGCCGTCTACATGCCGTTACCGACGAGCCTGCACGTGCGGTGGGCCACGCTGGCGGCTCGCAAGGGGAAGCACGTACTGCTGGAGAAGCCGGTGGCTCTCGGCGCTGCGGAGTTTGATGAGATTGTGGCGGCGTGTGAATCTAGTGGGGTGCAGCTCATGGATGGTACCATGTGGATGCACAATCCAAGAACCGCTTCTATGAAGGATTTCCTCTCCGATGCGCACCGTTTTGGTCAGCTCAAATCG ATTCACACCTGTTTTACATTTGCTGCTGATGCTGATTTTCTTGAGAATGATATTCGCGTGAAGCCAGATCTGGATTCTCTTGGCTGTCTAGGTGATGCAGGGTGGTATTGTATTAGGGCAATTCTGTTGGCTGCCAACTTTGAATTACCTAAAACTGCAACAGCCTCACGGGGGCCTGTGCTTAATCAAGCCGGGGTTCTATTGTCGTGCGGGGCTTCTTTACACTGGGAAGATGGAAAAGTAGCAACCTTCCATTGCTCTTTCTTGTCAAACTTGACAATGGATATAACTGCTGTTGGGACTAAAGGAACTCTACATGTTCATGACTTTATTATCCCTTACGAAGAGAAGGAGGCGTCATTTTATGCATCTTCAGAATCAAGCTTTGATGATCTTGTGACAAGGTGGTCTTCCCCGCCAAGCAAGCACACAATAAAAACTGATCTCCCTCAGGAGGCTCTTATGGTAAGTGAATTTGCCCGGTTGGTGGCGGAAATCAAATTCAACAACTCGAAACCTGAGAAGAAGTGGCCAACAATTAGTAGGAAAACACAGCTGGTATTGGATGCTGTGAAGGCCTCAATTGAAAGGGGCCTTGAGCCTGTTCAGATTCAGGAGTGA